The Spirochaetae bacterium HGW-Spirochaetae-1 genome has a segment encoding these proteins:
- a CDS encoding radical SAM protein: MKYVFGPVNSRRLGISLGIDLVPHKTCSLNCIYCECGETTDCTALLREYVPVKDVLAELDSYLSSSPELDVLTFSGSGEPTLHSGIGTIIAYLKERYPRYPVVVLTNGTLLWKEEVREALVRADIIIPSLDAVSEPVFRKMLRPTGEITAERLVRGLMDFRPVFAGRMIIEIFILPGVNDTPDELARLKEACEKIGPDEIQLNRLDRPGAVYGLQTASWKRLVEIKEFFLPLAVEIIGKPDYSKKITGSVSEIHDAVGAVLKRRPSTIDDLSRTLGLRKVEVMKIIEEMDTGGILSKEEMERGIFYRMRADAAE, from the coding sequence ATGAAATACGTATTCGGCCCGGTGAATTCCCGGAGGCTGGGAATTTCACTGGGCATTGACCTGGTGCCCCATAAAACATGTTCTCTCAACTGCATTTACTGTGAATGCGGAGAGACCACGGACTGCACGGCGCTGCTGCGCGAGTATGTGCCGGTGAAGGATGTACTGGCGGAGCTCGATTCGTACCTGTCATCCTCGCCGGAACTGGATGTGCTGACCTTCTCCGGGTCGGGGGAGCCCACGCTCCACAGCGGTATCGGCACCATCATCGCGTACCTGAAGGAGCGCTATCCCCGTTATCCCGTAGTTGTGCTGACCAACGGTACCCTTCTCTGGAAAGAAGAGGTGAGGGAGGCCCTGGTTCGCGCCGACATTATCATTCCTTCCCTCGATGCCGTTTCAGAGCCGGTTTTCCGGAAGATGCTCAGACCTACGGGGGAAATCACGGCGGAAAGGCTGGTGCGGGGACTGATGGACTTCCGCCCGGTTTTTGCGGGCAGGATGATAATAGAGATATTTATCCTGCCCGGGGTCAATGACACTCCCGACGAACTGGCAAGACTGAAAGAGGCCTGTGAAAAAATAGGACCGGACGAAATACAGCTCAATCGTCTTGACAGGCCCGGGGCCGTATACGGGCTGCAAACGGCATCGTGGAAGAGACTGGTGGAGATCAAAGAGTTTTTCCTGCCCCTTGCCGTGGAAATCATCGGGAAACCCGATTACAGTAAAAAAATTACCGGAAGCGTCTCGGAGATCCATGACGCCGTTGGCGCCGTTCTGAAGAGACGTCCGTCGACGATCGATGACCTGAGCAGAACCCTGGGACTCCGGAAGGTCGAGGTCATGAAAATTATCGAAGAAATGGATACGGGGGGGATTCTCAGTAAAGAGGAAATGGAAAGGGGGATATTCTACCGGATGCGGGCCGATGCGGCAGAATAA
- the fliG gene encoding flagellar motor switch protein FliG, protein MKSIFDMTGAERAAALLVALGPEIASEILRYLDEDSIEKITVEIARIDRLSIEEKEDLIGEFLIALKKERRNLHAGEKTALDLLEKTFGIDKAHEILHKVSARDVRGEFEFLRELEPELLAKLLKEEMPQTIAVAMTYLPSSISAGILQALPSETAKTVALRMARLDSVSPEAVVEIARGLKRRYKAFLQQNVHVRDGGVNSLINIINNMSYDEEKRLLNQLDGVLPEVTKEIRNRILSFENVVNLSNRDLRVLIDEIKDDRLIARALKGAGDDIRFKFIRNMSQNRATDVITEMDSIGSLRLTEVEECRSVIMEIMRNLYDSGEIVFKKDGEIFVE, encoded by the coding sequence ATGAAGTCAATATTTGATATGACAGGCGCTGAAAGAGCGGCCGCCCTTCTGGTCGCTCTTGGGCCTGAAATAGCATCGGAAATACTGCGTTATCTCGACGAAGACAGCATCGAAAAAATTACCGTTGAAATTGCAAGGATAGACCGCCTTTCCATTGAAGAGAAGGAGGATCTCATCGGGGAATTCCTCATTGCCCTGAAGAAGGAGCGGCGCAACCTGCATGCCGGGGAAAAGACAGCCCTGGATCTCCTGGAAAAAACTTTTGGTATAGACAAGGCCCATGAAATTCTGCATAAAGTTTCAGCACGGGACGTCCGCGGGGAATTCGAATTCCTCAGGGAACTGGAGCCGGAGCTTCTGGCTAAACTGCTGAAAGAGGAAATGCCCCAGACGATTGCCGTTGCCATGACGTATCTCCCCTCCAGTATATCGGCCGGGATTCTCCAGGCACTGCCTTCTGAAACGGCTAAAACGGTAGCCCTGCGCATGGCACGGCTCGACAGCGTTTCACCGGAAGCCGTGGTGGAAATAGCGCGGGGTTTGAAAAGGAGGTACAAGGCCTTTCTTCAGCAGAACGTTCATGTACGTGACGGTGGTGTCAATTCGCTTATCAACATAATCAACAACATGAGTTATGATGAGGAAAAGCGTCTTCTGAACCAGCTGGACGGGGTTCTTCCCGAAGTGACAAAAGAGATACGGAACCGTATTCTCAGTTTTGAAAATGTCGTTAACCTGTCGAATCGTGATTTGCGTGTTCTCATCGATGAGATAAAGGACGACCGACTGATAGCACGGGCCCTCAAGGGAGCCGGTGATGATATCCGGTTCAAGTTTATCCGGAATATGAGTCAGAACCGCGCCACGGATGTCATAACGGAGATGGATTCAATAGGGTCTCTGCGGCTTACGGAAGTCGAGGAATGCAGGTCCGTCATTATGGAGATTATGCGTAATCTCTACGACAGCGGAGAAATTGTTTTTAAGAAGGACGGCGAAATTTTTGTGGAGTAA
- the rsgA gene encoding ribosome small subunit-dependent GTPase A → MEGKVIKGFGRYYTVKSGSEEYTCVLRGKIKQDKRLKRYSDPVAVGDLVAFFLNADGGGGVIETIHERKNIFSRKDRGNRKEDILASNLDQIIVIQSYDEPPFNLRFVDRLFVRGEKEGIPVLLCVNKSDLAGPKDEEYIRSYYKKTNMKVISVSARTGRGLGEMKKMTAGKCSVLAGYSGVGKSSILNGIYPGLDLKTSTVSESTGKGRHTTTNVALVDIDDRTSIIDSPGLREFGLMDIEPRDLAGYFSDFRDYIDDCRFKPCTHDHEPECGVKKQVEAGGIFYDRYISYLNILYSLKEYYDNMYS, encoded by the coding sequence ATGGAGGGAAAAGTAATTAAGGGATTCGGCCGATATTATACCGTGAAGTCCGGGTCTGAAGAGTATACCTGCGTACTGCGCGGTAAAATCAAGCAGGATAAGCGCCTGAAAAGATATTCCGACCCCGTCGCCGTGGGAGACCTGGTGGCTTTTTTCCTCAATGCCGATGGAGGCGGTGGTGTCATTGAAACCATTCATGAAAGGAAAAATATATTTTCAAGAAAAGACCGCGGAAACCGGAAAGAGGATATCCTGGCGTCGAACCTGGACCAGATCATCGTTATCCAGTCCTATGATGAGCCTCCCTTCAACCTCAGGTTCGTGGACCGTCTTTTTGTCCGCGGTGAGAAAGAGGGCATCCCGGTCCTCCTCTGTGTCAACAAAAGCGACCTGGCCGGTCCGAAAGACGAGGAATATATCCGGTCTTATTATAAAAAGACCAACATGAAAGTTATCAGCGTCAGCGCCAGGACCGGCAGGGGACTGGGCGAGATGAAAAAAATGACGGCAGGCAAATGTTCCGTCCTGGCGGGTTATTCCGGCGTGGGGAAATCATCGATACTGAACGGGATATACCCCGGTCTTGATCTTAAAACATCCACTGTCTCGGAGAGCACGGGCAAGGGGCGCCATACAACCACCAATGTGGCCCTGGTCGATATCGATGACCGGACATCCATAATCGATTCGCCGGGCCTGCGGGAGTTTGGTCTTATGGATATCGAGCCCCGGGACCTGGCCGGCTATTTCAGCGACTTCAGGGATTACATAGATGACTGCCGCTTCAAGCCCTGTACGCACGATCATGAGCCGGAGTGCGGCGTGAAAAAACAGGTTGAGGCCGGCGGCATTTTTTATGATCGCTATATATCATACCTTAATATTCTCTATTCTTTAAAAGAGTATTATGATAATATGTATTCGTGA
- the tsaA gene encoding tRNA (N6-threonylcarbamoyladenosine(37)-N6)-methyltransferase TrmO, translated as MKEKIEIGAIGIIHTPFRTVEDRVPIQGRMHRESEGTVHLFEEYRNGLKDLEGFSHIFLVYYFDRSDTVMLRARPYADREEHGIFAIRSPHRPNHIGLTLVELVAVENAIVRVRGVDMLDGTPLLDIKPYNPLFDSAAEVRTGWMENLESTGSFNKKLGDREEWLHKK; from the coding sequence ATGAAAGAAAAAATTGAAATAGGCGCTATCGGCATCATCCATACACCCTTCCGGACCGTGGAGGACCGGGTCCCCATTCAGGGAAGAATGCACCGCGAGAGCGAAGGAACCGTGCATCTCTTCGAAGAATACCGGAACGGTCTCAAGGACCTGGAGGGTTTCTCTCACATTTTTCTCGTCTATTATTTTGACCGGAGCGATACGGTGATGCTCAGGGCCCGTCCCTATGCCGACAGGGAGGAACACGGCATCTTCGCCATCCGGTCGCCGCATCGGCCCAATCATATAGGCCTTACCCTGGTGGAACTTGTTGCCGTGGAGAATGCCATAGTGCGGGTCAGGGGCGTCGATATGCTCGATGGAACGCCCCTTCTCGATATCAAGCCATATAATCCTCTTTTCGATTCAGCTGCGGAGGTCCGCACGGGATGGATGGAGAATCTCGAGAGTACCGGCTCTTTCAATAAAAAACTGGGAGACCGGGAAGAGTGGCTGCATAAGAAATAA
- the glyQ gene encoding glycine--tRNA ligase subunit alpha yields the protein MHFQDIIANLNKYWSERNCIIIQGYDLEVGAGTFNPATFLRVLGPEPWNVAYVEPSRRPTDGRYGDNPNRLQHYYQYQVIMKPSPVNVQEMYLDSLRYLGIKLEEHDVRFVEDDWESPTLGAAGLGWEVWLDGMEITQFTYFQQCGSIELSPVSVELTYGLERICMYIQGVDNVYDLQWNDTLSYRDVHHRSEFEFSHYNFNIADVDLHFKLFDLYEKECLAILDREDIHIVLPAYDYVLKCSHVFNMLDARGAISVTERVGYIARVRNIARRCAEQYVQIREEMGYPLLKNKTVTVG from the coding sequence ATGCATTTCCAAGATATAATCGCCAATCTGAACAAATACTGGTCGGAACGCAACTGTATAATTATACAGGGATATGACCTGGAAGTGGGAGCCGGTACCTTCAACCCTGCCACGTTTCTCCGCGTCCTTGGTCCCGAACCCTGGAATGTAGCCTATGTGGAGCCATCCCGGCGTCCCACCGACGGCCGATATGGAGACAATCCCAATCGCCTTCAGCATTATTACCAATACCAGGTCATTATGAAACCGTCACCGGTCAATGTACAGGAGATGTACCTCGATTCCCTCCGGTATCTGGGCATAAAGCTGGAAGAGCACGATGTCCGCTTTGTTGAGGATGACTGGGAATCTCCCACACTGGGAGCTGCAGGACTTGGATGGGAGGTCTGGCTCGATGGCATGGAAATAACCCAGTTCACCTATTTTCAGCAGTGCGGCAGCATAGAACTGTCCCCTGTTTCCGTGGAACTCACCTACGGACTTGAACGTATCTGCATGTACATCCAGGGCGTCGATAACGTCTATGACCTGCAGTGGAACGATACTCTCTCCTACCGGGACGTGCATCACCGGAGCGAATTCGAATTTTCCCATTATAATTTCAATATAGCCGACGTAGACCTCCACTTCAAACTCTTTGACCTCTACGAAAAGGAATGCCTGGCCATTCTGGACCGCGAAGATATCCATATTGTTCTGCCGGCCTATGATTATGTACTGAAGTGTTCACATGTATTTAACATGCTCGATGCGCGGGGCGCCATCTCCGTTACGGAGCGCGTGGGCTACATTGCCAGGGTGCGCAATATAGCCAGGAGATGCGCCGAACAGTATGTCCAGATACGGGAAGAGATGGGATATCCCCTGCTTAAAAATAAAACGGTCACGGTGGGTTAA
- a CDS encoding bifunctional oligoribonuclease/PAP phosphatase NrnA, with product MDSGFKNIDSYLKKYDKFIISTHESPDADGLGAEIAFNELLLSLGKKSIIINSDPMPFTVKFIDTENEINIFDEHFTLPDDINEYAQFVLDTNDYDNIGAAYHTLKDRVLDTFIIDHHEGGRDKFDSNFIKVEASSACEIVYDIIEYYGKDITFKSAQAIYTGMVFDTGSFRYPKTSPLTYRIAAHCIEKGANPFKIYEQLYENNSLSSFELRSRILSTMEVLQGGRLIAMKLTPAMLEATGASFAEGEPAINLPLTVRGVVASILIKQDLEGPVKVSMRTKGNHDVAKIAMENGGGGHKNAAGFKSKLSFNKTYPLAINEISKIFDVSE from the coding sequence ATGGACTCAGGTTTTAAAAACATAGACAGCTACCTGAAGAAATATGATAAATTCATAATCTCAACGCATGAAAGTCCCGATGCCGACGGTCTTGGCGCGGAAATCGCCTTCAATGAACTGCTCCTGTCCCTGGGGAAAAAGTCCATAATCATCAATTCCGATCCCATGCCCTTCACAGTGAAATTCATCGACACGGAAAACGAAATCAATATCTTCGATGAACATTTCACCCTTCCCGACGACATCAATGAATATGCCCAGTTCGTCCTGGATACCAACGATTATGATAATATCGGCGCCGCATATCACACCCTTAAGGACAGGGTGCTTGATACCTTCATAATCGACCATCACGAGGGCGGCCGGGACAAGTTTGATTCAAATTTCATCAAGGTGGAAGCATCGTCGGCCTGCGAGATCGTTTATGACATCATTGAGTATTACGGGAAAGACATCACCTTTAAATCGGCCCAGGCAATTTACACCGGCATGGTCTTCGACACGGGCTCATTCCGGTATCCAAAAACATCACCCCTGACCTATCGTATCGCGGCCCACTGCATTGAAAAAGGAGCCAATCCCTTTAAAATCTATGAGCAGCTTTATGAAAACAATTCGCTGTCCAGTTTCGAACTGCGCAGCAGGATTCTCTCCACCATGGAGGTACTGCAGGGCGGAAGACTCATTGCCATGAAACTGACACCGGCCATGCTGGAGGCCACGGGAGCCTCCTTTGCCGAGGGAGAACCGGCCATCAACCTTCCCCTGACGGTCCGCGGTGTCGTGGCCAGTATCCTCATAAAGCAGGACCTGGAGGGTCCCGTAAAGGTCAGCATGCGAACCAAGGGCAATCATGACGTGGCGAAAATAGCCATGGAAAACGGCGGCGGCGGACATAAAAACGCGGCAGGGTTCAAATCAAAACTTTCATTCAATAAGACGTACCCCCTGGCCATAAATGAAATCAGTAAAATATTCGACGTTTCCGAATAA
- a CDS encoding DEAD/DEAH box helicase has protein sequence MKFSEWNFNEDLLRGIEETGYAECMPVQELTYKEVFKGKDILVQSQTGSGKTAAFLIPIFQLFLESETPREKKALIIVPTRELAVQIEKEAELLGRHLDLVIGSFYGGVGYTQQEKLIREGVNIIIGTPGRLIDFNQSGKLKFNDIDILVIDEADRLFDMGFYPDLKKMLKRMKPREERRTMLFSATLSVQVKNLAWEHMNEPADVSVSPENMTVDNITQGLYHVGRHEKMKLLLGLLNSLQPKNVLVFTNTKQAAFEVAQRLGLNGYDAEYIIGDLPQSKRQKVIDGMKSGTVPYLVATDVAARGLHINDLELVVNYDLPEDCENYVHRIGRTARAGKSGNAISLSCEKYVYGLEAIETFTGMKIPVLFADESLYVEDKSAGRYFNLERSKHKFEEAERGRGGRGRDGRGKTTQDTRKIVQRKKPERTRPHAAVSAGTAAVAKEEAVETIVRRPARKNTGKRTDEARPVRAQSPVETGRGKRPAAASPVKKADKKPAGKTRIEDRLKYYSEKYGENFTASSELLEKDRQKRSLIQKIKGIFRRP, from the coding sequence ATGAAATTCAGCGAATGGAATTTCAATGAGGATTTACTCAGAGGAATAGAGGAAACCGGTTATGCGGAATGCATGCCGGTTCAGGAATTGACGTACAAGGAAGTATTTAAAGGGAAGGACATTCTTGTCCAGTCCCAGACAGGATCGGGGAAAACGGCGGCATTTCTTATACCCATTTTTCAGCTTTTTCTTGAAAGCGAGACTCCCCGGGAAAAGAAAGCGCTTATAATAGTTCCCACCCGTGAACTTGCCGTACAGATTGAAAAGGAGGCCGAACTGCTGGGACGTCATCTTGACCTGGTGATCGGCAGCTTTTATGGCGGTGTGGGATATACGCAGCAGGAAAAACTGATCCGTGAGGGTGTCAATATCATCATCGGTACGCCGGGCAGACTCATAGATTTCAACCAGTCGGGCAAGCTCAAGTTCAATGATATCGATATACTGGTCATCGATGAGGCCGACCGGCTTTTCGATATGGGATTTTATCCCGACCTGAAGAAGATGCTTAAAAGGATGAAGCCCAGGGAGGAGCGGCGCACCATGCTGTTCAGTGCCACGCTGAGCGTCCAGGTGAAGAATCTCGCCTGGGAACACATGAACGAACCGGCCGATGTCTCCGTCTCACCGGAGAATATGACCGTGGACAATATCACCCAGGGGCTTTACCACGTGGGACGTCATGAAAAGATGAAGCTCCTTCTCGGACTGCTCAATTCACTGCAGCCGAAAAATGTTCTTGTGTTCACCAACACCAAGCAGGCCGCCTTTGAGGTGGCCCAGCGGCTCGGGCTTAACGGTTACGATGCCGAGTATATTATCGGCGATCTGCCCCAGTCCAAAAGGCAGAAGGTTATCGATGGCATGAAAAGTGGCACGGTGCCGTATCTCGTGGCCACGGACGTGGCGGCCCGGGGACTGCATATCAACGATCTCGAGCTCGTGGTTAATTATGACCTGCCCGAGGACTGTGAGAATTATGTTCACCGTATTGGAAGAACGGCCAGGGCGGGAAAATCGGGAAATGCCATATCCCTCTCCTGTGAAAAATATGTTTACGGCCTGGAAGCCATCGAAACGTTTACGGGAATGAAAATACCGGTTCTCTTTGCCGATGAAAGCCTGTATGTAGAGGATAAAAGCGCCGGCAGGTATTTCAACCTTGAAAGAAGCAAACACAAGTTCGAGGAAGCGGAGAGAGGCCGCGGCGGCAGAGGCAGGGACGGCCGGGGCAAAACGACTCAGGATACGAGAAAAATTGTGCAGCGAAAAAAACCGGAACGGACCAGGCCCCATGCCGCTGTCAGTGCCGGTACGGCCGCCGTGGCAAAAGAGGAGGCCGTTGAAACCATTGTACGGCGTCCCGCCAGGAAAAATACGGGAAAGAGGACCGACGAAGCAAGGCCGGTTAGAGCTCAGTCTCCCGTTGAAACGGGCAGGGGAAAACGCCCCGCAGCGGCATCCCCGGTAAAGAAGGCCGATAAAAAACCCGCAGGTAAAACCAGGATTGAAGATCGTCTTAAGTACTATAGCGAGAAATACGGGGAAAACTTCACTGCCAGCAGCGAGCTCCTGGAAAAGGACAGGCAGAAACGTTCCCTGATTCAGAAAATAAAGGGCATTTTCAGGAGACCGTAA
- a CDS encoding (Fe-S)-binding protein produces MVSKNILLIFTSRIMYKPIIYRLVKDFDIIFNVLEAKIYPKHEGRIILELKGLQEDMDKCIEYLESEGVQIELLADMIRRDEEKCVHCGACTGVCRVDALEVNRGTMEVEFDPEKCVACGMCMKACPVNAMTGTTIDLDIKAR; encoded by the coding sequence ATGGTTTCAAAAAATATCCTATTGATATTCACCAGCCGAATAATGTACAAGCCGATCATCTATCGTCTCGTAAAAGATTTCGATATAATCTTCAACGTATTGGAAGCAAAAATCTATCCGAAGCATGAGGGGCGGATCATTCTCGAGCTGAAGGGTCTCCAGGAGGATATGGACAAGTGCATCGAGTATCTCGAGAGTGAGGGCGTCCAGATTGAACTCCTGGCGGACATGATACGCAGAGACGAAGAAAAGTGTGTCCACTGCGGTGCCTGTACCGGCGTCTGCCGCGTCGATGCCCTGGAAGTAAACAGGGGAACCATGGAAGTGGAATTCGACCCTGAAAAATGCGTCGCCTGCGGCATGTGTATGAAGGCATGCCCGGTCAACGCCATGACGGGAACCACAATCGATCTGGATATCAAGGCCAGGTGA
- a CDS encoding ABC transporter ATP-binding protein — translation MIDLKDLTITFDGKTVIDGVDMHVGAGETLVILGKNGSGKSVILKAVAGLIDNFRGTIGINGMDIREFYAGRGRAGHGSITDVSLAYVFQKGGLFDSMDVHENVAFGLRRMGIDSAETDERVLASLARVGLRGNEKKLPSELSGGMQKRVGLARAICMNPDIILYDDPTAGLDPILSDSMADLILEIRESLRTTSIVVTHDLKVAEKIADTIALLYGGKIVFSGDRAAFFSHENSFAAQFIEGDIEGPIDIF, via the coding sequence ATGATTGATCTAAAAGACCTCACCATAACTTTTGACGGGAAAACAGTGATAGACGGCGTTGATATGCATGTGGGCGCCGGAGAAACGCTGGTTATCCTGGGCAAAAATGGTTCGGGCAAATCGGTAATCCTGAAGGCCGTTGCCGGGCTTATAGACAACTTCAGAGGTACGATCGGCATCAACGGCATGGATATCCGGGAGTTCTATGCCGGGAGGGGCAGGGCCGGACACGGCAGCATTACTGACGTAAGCCTGGCCTACGTGTTCCAGAAGGGAGGCCTTTTCGACTCCATGGACGTCCATGAGAATGTCGCCTTCGGTTTGCGGCGTATGGGAATCGACAGTGCGGAAACCGATGAGCGTGTTCTTGCTTCGCTGGCCCGCGTGGGACTCCGGGGCAATGAAAAAAAACTTCCCTCGGAACTCTCGGGAGGCATGCAGAAACGGGTGGGGCTCGCCAGGGCCATATGCATGAACCCCGACATTATCCTCTATGATGATCCCACGGCCGGACTTGACCCCATTCTTTCCGACTCCATGGCCGATCTTATCCTGGAAATACGGGAATCTCTGCGGACCACTTCCATAGTGGTGACGCACGATCTGAAGGTGGCGGAAAAGATAGCCGACACTATCGCGTTGCTCTACGGCGGTAAAATTGTATTCAGTGGAGACCGGGCGGCCTTTTTTTCCCATGAAAACAGTTTTGCAGCGCAGTTCATCGAAGGCGATATCGAGGGGCCCATAGATATATTTTAA